From a region of the Georgenia yuyongxinii genome:
- a CDS encoding TRAP transporter substrate-binding protein, which produces MLLTSGRRKNLTTLTALGAGVAVLAACAPDTESSSDGTDGAAAGDVIEYRVATIEGVGTPMNDGFDRFVEEVEQCSDGRLVGTNFPAGQLGGFVDLIDGNRSGTYEITSGGFDVEGELAPSLSALSLGYVFEDEEHVERVIDEMMPQMAEELEATTGATILGMGEDGWRWTFSTRPVANLDDLAGLKIRVPEAEIPLGLWTALGAAPTPVPFTEMYNALETGVIEGGESALAQIDANAFWEPAPHLNNTKHWFNIKPVRANAEWFNALEPELQDCLTTTAEEVFDEVRTTSRQLEAETLEKLQAEGVTVLEEPTDLDEWKARSATYDEQYFAKFPEAEEFIADVKSLASN; this is translated from the coding sequence ATGCTTCTCACCTCTGGGCGGCGGAAGAACCTCACCACCCTCACGGCCCTCGGCGCCGGCGTTGCCGTGCTGGCGGCCTGTGCACCGGACACCGAGAGCTCTTCCGACGGCACCGATGGTGCCGCCGCCGGGGACGTCATCGAGTACCGCGTCGCCACGATCGAAGGCGTGGGGACCCCCATGAACGACGGCTTCGACCGGTTCGTCGAGGAGGTCGAGCAGTGCTCGGACGGCCGCCTCGTCGGCACGAACTTTCCGGCCGGTCAGCTTGGCGGCTTCGTCGACCTCATCGACGGCAACCGCAGCGGCACGTACGAGATCACCAGCGGCGGCTTCGACGTCGAGGGCGAGCTCGCTCCGAGCCTGTCTGCCCTCTCGCTCGGTTACGTCTTCGAGGACGAGGAGCACGTCGAGCGGGTCATCGACGAGATGATGCCGCAGATGGCCGAGGAGCTCGAGGCCACGACCGGCGCGACGATCCTCGGGATGGGGGAGGACGGCTGGCGCTGGACGTTCAGCACCCGACCGGTGGCCAACCTCGACGACCTCGCCGGCCTGAAGATCCGCGTCCCCGAGGCTGAGATCCCGCTCGGCCTGTGGACCGCGCTCGGCGCCGCACCGACGCCCGTGCCGTTCACGGAGATGTACAACGCGCTGGAGACCGGTGTGATCGAGGGCGGGGAGAGTGCGCTGGCCCAGATCGACGCGAACGCGTTCTGGGAGCCGGCCCCGCACCTGAACAACACCAAGCACTGGTTCAACATCAAGCCGGTGCGCGCGAACGCCGAGTGGTTCAACGCCCTCGAGCCGGAGCTGCAGGACTGCCTGACCACCACGGCCGAGGAGGTGTTCGACGAGGTTCGGACCACCAGCCGGCAGCTCGAGGCGGAGACGCTCGAGAAGCTCCAGGCCGAGGGTGTCACGGTGCTCGAGGAGCCGACGGACCTTGACGAGTGGAAGGCGCGGTCCGCCACCTACGACGAGCAGTACTTCGCGAAGTTCCCGGAGGCCGAGGAGTTCATCGCCGATGTCAAGTCCCTCGCGTCCAACTGA
- a CDS encoding glycosyltransferase translates to MRVVAVSTWFPTTRAPSSGTFVAKDVAAIAAAGHDVAVVHLVPPHQDDGTRALDHEGLPVRRIPMATNRPDQILAAGRALRPLLDGADVVHTMAFSTLLPLAWWRPAAPWVHTEHWSGLTTPATLPLTWRVALPVLARLQARPDVTTAVCDFLARTIRRSRPGAMEIVPCIVPPLDPVPGRRERDGMLRLVGVGGLVERKDPVVAVRTVAALRERGTDAHLTWVGEGSLREEVGAEAARLGVADRVTLAGNQPTAGVSAALAAADLFFLPTRADNFCVSAAEALVHGRPVVVGATGGQGEYIDDAVGELVDRQDPDLYAAAIERVDAATRGLSAETIAGTIGDRFSAEQVAVGYERAYRRAIEVRARRARTYS, encoded by the coding sequence ATGCGGGTCGTTGCTGTCTCCACCTGGTTCCCCACCACCCGCGCCCCGTCGTCCGGCACCTTCGTGGCCAAAGACGTCGCCGCCATCGCCGCCGCGGGGCACGACGTCGCCGTCGTCCATCTCGTGCCGCCGCACCAGGACGACGGCACCCGCGCGCTCGACCACGAGGGCCTGCCGGTCCGGCGGATCCCGATGGCGACGAACCGGCCGGACCAGATCCTGGCCGCGGGCCGGGCGCTGCGTCCCTTGCTCGACGGCGCCGACGTCGTCCACACCATGGCCTTCTCCACGCTGCTGCCGCTGGCCTGGTGGCGCCCGGCCGCGCCGTGGGTCCACACGGAGCACTGGTCCGGGTTGACCACCCCCGCGACCCTGCCCCTGACGTGGCGGGTGGCGCTGCCGGTGCTCGCCCGCCTCCAGGCCCGCCCGGACGTGACCACCGCCGTCTGCGACTTCCTCGCCCGGACCATCCGCCGCTCCCGCCCAGGCGCGATGGAGATCGTGCCGTGCATCGTGCCGCCGCTGGACCCCGTGCCGGGGCGGCGCGAGCGGGACGGCATGCTGCGCCTGGTCGGCGTGGGCGGGCTGGTGGAACGTAAGGACCCTGTCGTCGCCGTCCGGACGGTGGCCGCGCTGCGTGAGCGAGGCACCGACGCCCACCTCACCTGGGTGGGGGAGGGGTCGCTGCGCGAGGAGGTCGGCGCCGAGGCCGCCCGGCTCGGCGTCGCCGACCGTGTGACGCTCGCCGGGAACCAGCCCACCGCGGGCGTCTCCGCCGCCCTGGCCGCCGCGGACCTGTTCTTCCTGCCCACCCGCGCGGACAACTTCTGCGTCTCCGCCGCCGAGGCGCTCGTGCACGGCCGGCCCGTGGTGGTCGGCGCCACCGGCGGGCAGGGGGAGTACATCGACGACGCCGTGGGCGAGCTCGTGGACCGGCAGGACCCGGACCTGTACGCGGCCGCGATCGAGCGGGTGGACGCCGCCACCCGGGGCCTGAGCGCCGAGACGATCGCCGGCACCATCGGGGACCGGTTCTCCGCCGAGCAGGTGGCCGTCGGGTACGAGCGGGCCTACCGCCGTGCGATCGAGGTGCGCGCCCGGCGCGCACGCACCTACAGCTGA
- a CDS encoding hydantoinase B/oxoprolinase family protein: MTTTTPAVDPILASVLQRRLDAISKEMATLLMRSSRSPIFNEIGDLVTVIFDAHGRTLAQAEYAAIIAFGARPPLEYILEYFGDDIHEGDVIIHNDVFTGGNQNADTGIYMPIFHDGELVAWSAAKGHLADIGGMTAGGYDPNAKEVWQEAFRIPPVKIYESGVLRKDVWDLVAANIRFSFVMEDVKAMVGACAIGRRHIQALLGRYGRATFDTHMEYVLDSSERQVRAEISRWPDGVYHGESEMVSDGLDPTRRYRIACEITIDGEEITFDFSHTDDQAPGFTNMPPASASGAVRIAFLMLVAAGDIVIPTNEGLFAPIRTVFRKGSLLNPNFPAATIFGNQMSDEVMECVMSALADALPDRVTAGWAKYMATALHGTDPATGEPYVTLTVFQRTGPGAMNGSNGWDALGFSGTAGQMRAADPEMFEITSPHFMEYHEYLPDSAGAGRWRGGLGTRSAWRSDGVHAHGVTMGEDIEAEGATPGLGLFGGHDAGLNRMLLEYPGGSTHEWGSKEITDLPQGTVIRSWCGGGAGYGDPFERDAAEVAEEVRSGLLSAAKAHDEYGVVVDAATNLTDEAATRALRALRATTTKEKN; the protein is encoded by the coding sequence ATGACCACCACCACACCCGCCGTCGACCCGATCCTCGCGTCGGTGCTCCAGCGCCGGCTCGACGCGATCTCCAAGGAGATGGCGACCCTGCTCATGCGGTCCTCGCGCTCGCCGATCTTCAACGAGATCGGCGACCTCGTCACCGTCATCTTCGACGCCCACGGCCGCACCCTCGCCCAGGCCGAGTACGCCGCGATCATCGCCTTCGGCGCCCGGCCCCCGCTGGAGTACATCCTCGAGTACTTCGGGGACGACATCCACGAGGGCGACGTCATCATCCACAACGACGTCTTCACCGGCGGCAACCAGAACGCCGACACCGGCATCTACATGCCGATCTTCCACGACGGCGAGCTGGTGGCCTGGTCCGCCGCCAAGGGCCACCTGGCCGACATCGGCGGCATGACCGCCGGCGGGTACGACCCCAACGCCAAGGAGGTCTGGCAGGAGGCGTTCCGCATCCCGCCGGTGAAGATCTACGAGAGCGGCGTGCTGCGCAAGGACGTGTGGGACCTCGTCGCGGCGAACATCCGCTTCAGCTTCGTCATGGAGGACGTCAAGGCGATGGTGGGCGCGTGCGCGATCGGGCGCCGCCACATCCAGGCGCTGCTGGGCCGGTACGGGCGTGCCACGTTCGACACCCACATGGAGTACGTCCTCGACAGCTCCGAGCGGCAGGTGCGGGCGGAGATCTCGCGGTGGCCCGACGGCGTGTACCACGGCGAGAGCGAGATGGTCTCGGACGGCCTGGACCCCACCCGCCGCTACCGCATCGCCTGCGAGATCACGATCGACGGCGAGGAGATCACCTTCGACTTCTCCCACACCGACGACCAGGCACCCGGCTTCACCAACATGCCGCCGGCCTCCGCCTCCGGGGCGGTGCGCATCGCCTTCCTCATGCTGGTGGCCGCCGGCGACATCGTCATCCCGACCAACGAGGGCCTGTTCGCGCCCATCCGCACCGTGTTCCGCAAGGGCTCCCTGCTCAACCCGAACTTCCCGGCGGCCACGATCTTCGGCAACCAGATGAGCGACGAGGTCATGGAGTGCGTGATGTCCGCCCTCGCGGACGCCCTCCCCGACCGCGTCACCGCCGGCTGGGCGAAGTACATGGCCACCGCGTTGCACGGCACGGACCCCGCCACCGGTGAGCCGTACGTGACCCTGACGGTGTTCCAGCGCACCGGGCCGGGTGCCATGAACGGTTCGAACGGCTGGGACGCCCTCGGCTTCTCCGGCACGGCCGGGCAGATGCGCGCGGCGGACCCGGAGATGTTCGAGATCACCTCCCCGCACTTCATGGAGTACCACGAGTACCTGCCGGACTCCGCCGGCGCCGGGCGCTGGCGCGGGGGTCTGGGCACGCGCTCGGCCTGGCGCAGCGACGGCGTGCACGCGCACGGCGTGACCATGGGCGAGGACATCGAGGCCGAGGGCGCCACGCCCGGGCTGGGCCTGTTCGGCGGCCACGACGCCGGCCTGAACCGGATGCTGCTGGAGTACCCCGGCGGCTCCACCCACGAGTGGGGCTCGAAGGAGATCACCGACCTGCCTCAGGGCACCGTCATCCGCTCGTGGTGCGGCGGCGGCGCCGGGTACGGCGACCCGTTCGAGCGCGACGCCGCGGAGGTGGCCGAGGAGGTCCGCTCCGGCCTTCTCTCGGCCGCCAAGGCGCACGACGAGTACGGCGTCGTGGTCGACGCCGCCACCAACCTCACCGACGAGGCCGCCACCCGCGCACTCCGCGCGCTGCGCGCCACCACGACGAAGGAGAAGAACTGA
- a CDS encoding M24 family metallopeptidase, with the protein MVLDTLSRQREHTSLPDHPITALAERDLRWRRLHDAMAAEGYDALLFAAADYRGHKGSLRYLSDYNLGHRYGYAVMFAGEEPIVVLPQNLEADRRPAGGWVSDYRFPYNLGAGLAEILRSKGEALRVGIVGLGQVMKVEDYLAVTQGLPRSTFTDASALFDRVRAIKSPAETRAVREGAYIVDRCFDRLLEIAKPGMTEQQVAAEMFRVGAELGGQDPLFLTMYAEERDGVTRATFGQPQDRVLGVNDVFTFSYEIVGPSGYWVELSRMVTFGEPAASVDHIGRAVALGMDAAAAALRPGTGFDAVQRAVIDAVESQGVRSEYWSGHGLGLDVLEEPWVGLDVVQDGSKAGAVTAVEPGMVLAIHPTLWDEDTRAMGYMANTYVIDDDGAQALSRHPVTVHPIP; encoded by the coding sequence ATGGTTCTCGACACACTCTCTCGCCAACGCGAGCACACGTCCCTTCCCGACCACCCCATCACCGCGCTCGCCGAGCGCGACCTGCGCTGGCGCCGCCTGCACGACGCCATGGCCGCCGAGGGCTACGACGCCCTCCTCTTCGCCGCCGCCGACTACCGCGGCCACAAGGGCAGCCTGCGCTACCTCTCCGACTACAACCTGGGCCACCGGTACGGCTACGCCGTGATGTTCGCCGGCGAGGAGCCCATCGTGGTGCTCCCGCAGAACCTCGAGGCCGACCGCCGGCCGGCCGGCGGCTGGGTCTCCGACTACCGCTTCCCCTACAACCTCGGCGCCGGCCTCGCAGAGATCCTGCGGTCCAAGGGCGAGGCGCTGCGTGTGGGCATCGTCGGCCTAGGCCAGGTCATGAAGGTCGAGGACTACCTCGCCGTCACCCAGGGCCTGCCGCGCAGCACCTTCACCGACGCCTCGGCGCTCTTCGACCGGGTCCGCGCCATCAAGAGCCCGGCCGAGACGCGCGCGGTCCGCGAGGGCGCCTACATCGTCGACCGCTGCTTCGACCGGCTCCTGGAGATCGCCAAGCCGGGCATGACCGAGCAGCAGGTCGCCGCCGAGATGTTCCGCGTGGGCGCCGAGCTCGGCGGCCAGGACCCGCTCTTCCTCACCATGTACGCCGAGGAGCGCGACGGCGTCACCCGCGCCACCTTCGGCCAGCCCCAGGACCGGGTGCTCGGCGTCAACGACGTCTTCACCTTCTCCTACGAGATCGTCGGCCCCTCCGGGTACTGGGTGGAGCTGTCCCGCATGGTCACCTTCGGCGAACCCGCCGCCAGCGTGGACCACATCGGCCGCGCCGTGGCCCTCGGCATGGACGCCGCCGCCGCGGCACTGCGCCCGGGCACCGGGTTCGACGCCGTGCAGCGGGCCGTCATCGACGCCGTCGAGAGCCAGGGCGTCCGCTCGGAGTACTGGTCCGGCCACGGCCTGGGCCTGGACGTCCTCGAGGAGCCCTGGGTGGGTCTCGACGTCGTCCAGGACGGCTCCAAGGCGGGCGCCGTCACCGCCGTCGAGCCCGGCATGGTCCTCGCCATCCACCCCACCCTGTGGGACGAGGACACCCGCGCCATGGGCTACATGGCCAACACCTACGTCATCGACGACGACGGCGCCCAGGCGCTGTCCCGTCACCCCGTCACCGTCCACCCGATCCCCTGA
- a CDS encoding IclR family transcriptional regulator — MTATVRSVAKAVAMLQAFDSQHRLLTVRELSALTGVPRSTCHALCQTLVETGLLEMHGAEGYQLGQSLATLGGQVIERTGLVDATLGPVSTQLASTRTEIHVAQYVPTGIVYLLRLQNGRRLPNRNRTGRHWPLHGSACGLAVYATLPANARAPHREGLPEETLALMDEAAVAFVKRGYIVTEVSQEGFRSVGAPVLDQHGDVVGAIGTGDARNLMNPQRTHEIGVAIRRAAETSSRALGFLPSLAPDASQKRRPA; from the coding sequence ATGACCGCAACGGTGCGCTCGGTGGCCAAGGCCGTGGCGATGCTGCAGGCGTTCGACAGCCAGCATCGCCTCCTCACCGTGCGCGAGCTCAGCGCCCTCACGGGCGTGCCACGCAGCACCTGCCACGCGCTGTGCCAGACCCTGGTGGAGACCGGGCTGCTGGAGATGCACGGCGCGGAGGGTTACCAGCTCGGCCAGTCGTTGGCAACGCTCGGTGGTCAGGTGATCGAGCGGACCGGGCTTGTCGACGCCACGCTCGGGCCTGTCTCGACGCAGCTCGCGTCCACCCGCACCGAGATCCACGTGGCCCAGTACGTCCCGACCGGCATCGTGTACCTCCTCCGCCTGCAGAACGGCCGGCGCCTGCCCAACAGGAACCGGACCGGGCGGCACTGGCCGCTGCACGGGAGCGCCTGCGGCCTCGCCGTGTACGCCACCCTGCCGGCCAACGCCCGGGCCCCGCACCGCGAGGGACTGCCGGAGGAGACGCTCGCGCTGATGGACGAGGCCGCGGTCGCTTTCGTCAAGCGCGGCTACATCGTCACCGAGGTCAGCCAGGAGGGCTTCCGCAGCGTCGGGGCACCCGTGCTCGACCAGCACGGCGACGTCGTCGGCGCCATCGGCACGGGCGACGCACGCAACCTCATGAACCCGCAACGTACGCACGAGATCGGTGTGGCGATCCGCCGCGCCGCCGAGACTTCCTCACGCGCCCTCGGCTTCCTCCCGTCGCTCGCACCCGACGCCAGTCAGAAGCGCCGGCCCGCCTGA